One halophilic archaeon DL31 genomic region harbors:
- a CDS encoding hypothetical protein (KEGG: hla:Hlac_2803 hypothetical protein), protein MPNDSSDTTDDDNETIGNLERSSHSAEEQPDVTDGMSDEDRTDTNIGSYAEPDGNIGADLDTAKVRDFFEKKGAVEILAQLADGSKRFSEIDEALVVSHGTIATRLTDGAKLGLWREFMTYPDDGGKIKLYELVPGAQHLAALTEDENIGQTTKQLRQAHEQHADAVTNFRDKIQPADSET, encoded by the coding sequence ATGCCAAACGACTCTTCGGACACAACCGACGACGATAACGAGACGATTGGGAATTTAGAGCGAAGTAGTCATTCGGCAGAGGAACAACCAGATGTGACCGACGGGATGTCGGACGAAGACAGGACAGACACAAACATCGGCTCCTACGCAGAACCAGACGGCAATATCGGAGCTGACCTCGATACCGCGAAGGTCAGGGACTTCTTCGAAAAGAAAGGTGCAGTCGAAATCCTCGCCCAACTCGCTGACGGGTCCAAACGATTCAGCGAGATTGATGAAGCGCTTGTGGTGAGTCACGGCACGATCGCCACCCGTCTCACCGACGGGGCCAAACTCGGCCTCTGGCGTGAATTTATGACCTACCCTGACGACGGCGGGAAAATCAAATTGTACGAACTGGTGCCTGGCGCGCAGCACCTCGCTGCACTCACAGAAGACGAGAACATTGGTCAAACCACCAAACAACTACGACAAGCACACGAACAGCACGCAGACGCCGTTACAAATTTCAGAGACAAGATCCAGCCAGCGGACTCAGAGACATAG